The window CTGGGTTTATTTTCACAGTAGGCGCGTGCAGATATGTTATTAGCGCATCTCAAAAAAGAACTTGTCTGCCAACAGCCAATCCAAAAACCCAGGATGTAATAGTAACCGAAGGCACATTTGAAGCAACTTTTTCAGTTCCTCCAAAAGAAAAAGTTAAGAAAGCTTGGAATAATTTACCCAAAACAAGCAATAGCTTCCAAGACAAAGAAGCAATACCTGAAGACTTTGTTACTCTCGAAGTTATTGGTAATCCAGCAAAACAGAAAGGTGAAATTTTAAAAGTAATAGGGGGCGAAACAGGAATTAATTTAGAAGGCCCACTTTCAAAAACTGTAGAAACTGCTAATCCAAAGATTAGAATAGTTGAAAATCAAGCTAAACTCAAGATGTAGCCGGGAAGTAGGGCAAAGAAAGTATTTATAGCGATTTTCAAGCAGGGCGCAAAATTTTGCACCCTTAGCGATCGCTCGTAGGAATGAAAGCGATAACCGCTCAGAGCTGTTCAAGAGATAGGAGTTCGGGGCAAGGTTAAGCGAGAAGTATTTAATAATAAGCGTTATGCTCTCGCTATGTCTTCCTCTAAACTGCCGTTTTAAGATTGAATTGGGTTGCAGATTTGAGAGTATCTAGAAAGGCAAATACTGCTGGCGTCTGAAGTGCATTTGCCAGAACAGCTACGCCGATTAATCTGTGCAAAGGAACTGGTAAACTGCATATATGCACGCCTTTCGGTACTGGTTCCGCAGCCAAACGAGGTAGAATTGCAGCACCCAAATTTTGTAGAACCATGCTGACTATAGTAGAGTCTTCGTTCATCTCGTAAGTAACGTTTAGGGGGATACCGGAAGCGAGAAAGTGGTTGCGGATAAGAATATGGCAGGCATTATGTACAGACGGACAAATCAATGGATAGCTAGCTAATTGTTCCCAACTAATTTGAGCAATTCTTAATTTAGAAGTTGGTGGTAGCAAAACAACATATTCATCCCGCAGAATTTCCCAAGTTGCAAACTCATTGCCAGTGGGTAGATAGGTGAAACCGATATCAGCATGACCTTCGCGCAAAGCTTGTTCTATACCTACATAATCGTAATGTTCGGCAATAGTGACAGCAATTTCTGGGAAGCGGCTGCGAAACTGCGCGATCGCCGATGGAAGCAAATGAGTCGCCACGCTGCGAAAACAGGCAATTCGCACCATCCCCCCATGCAACCCTTTTTCTAAGTCCGCTTCCTTGTGCATTGCCTCCAGCAGCTCCAGCACTTGCCGCGCATGAGCAATTACTCGCTCCCCAACTGGGGTGAGATTTGCCCCGTGACGCCCGCGCGAGAGCAACACGACTCCCAACTCTTCTTCAAGACTAGCGATCGCGTGGCTCACTGCTGACTGAGAAAGCTGTAAGCGCAACGCCGCCTCGCTGAAGTTGCTGTACTCTGCTACCGCAACTAATGCACGAAGTTGGGAGAGCTTGATCCTGCTGTCATTGATGCCATTCATAGACGTTATGCAAGCAATATGTGAATTATGGCAAAAGCGGTCAGATGTTTTTCATCATCTATCTATCGATTTTATTCATATAACCTATGCAAATAATGCTTTGTTTATCAAATTATTAAAGGTTAGATTGAATTCGTAAGCAAGATTAGGTGTTGCGAGCTAGAAGTTTTAGGACGAGCGATCGCTATTTTCACTGCTATTATTTGCCTGCACATCACCCAATCGGGTGAGTCAATT of the Microcoleus sp. FACHB-831 genome contains:
- a CDS encoding LysR family transcriptional regulator, translating into MNGINDSRIKLSQLRALVAVAEYSNFSEAALRLQLSQSAVSHAIASLEEELGVVLLSRGRHGANLTPVGERVIAHARQVLELLEAMHKEADLEKGLHGGMVRIACFRSVATHLLPSAIAQFRSRFPEIAVTIAEHYDYVGIEQALREGHADIGFTYLPTGNEFATWEILRDEYVVLLPPTSKLRIAQISWEQLASYPLICPSVHNACHILIRNHFLASGIPLNVTYEMNEDSTIVSMVLQNLGAAILPRLAAEPVPKGVHICSLPVPLHRLIGVAVLANALQTPAVFAFLDTLKSATQFNLKTAV